The genomic window AGATCACGAAATGCACGGAGTTCCGTTCTTTGTGGGACAGCACCTTGTGGAGTCGCTGTTCTGGTTGCAGCCCCTATTCGGACTTCCGCTTGAGGTAGTCGATCTTACGGAATTAGTGTCTGACTGGTTTCTGTACGAAGCTGTGGTCCTTCTGGCTCTGCTCTCGGTTGGATTAGGTCCGTCTCCGGGCACTCAGCACCCCTTGAGAATAGGATTTGATCTTTTCCAGGCGGTGAAGGGATTTCGTCCTCTCCTCCTGCTACTTCTGGGCCACCCTTCTCCTCTACTCCCGCAGCATTTCCGCAATCTCAAGCTTGATGTTCGGCTTTTTGTAGCCCTGCGACTGGAACTGCAGCTAGATCTCCTCCTGATGCCTTCTATTAAGCTCTTCCCGCATCCTAAGGAAGCGCTCGCCATGGCGCTTAATGGACTGGTGGTCGATCGGCTCCAGCAGATAGTGTCGGCTCATCAGCTTCTGACTAATTTCAGCCTGCCTCGCCTTATGCTGCTCGTAATGCTCCCTCTCTAACTTTTCATAGAGGAACTCGTTCTGGATGACCGCCTCCAGTCTGGCGTTGCTGACCGCCTCCTGGTATTTACGGGCCTGCTGCTGGGCCACCTGCTGCTCCAGGTTcagctgggccctcctcctgtgCTACTCTCTCTGCATCAGCTCGTTCTCCGCCTCCCGCTATTTCTCCTCAAGCCTGCGGATGCGCTCCGCAAACTCATTTCTTTTGAGTTcttccagacgcttgcgttcaAGCCAGCGTTGATCCTCCCTCAGCTTTAGCATGATCATCTGGTGGCTGTCCGCGTCCAGAGCCTTCGGGCTTTAGACCGGCTGAGGATGCTCCACAACCGGTCTCCTTTTGGGTCTGGGCTTTTCTATAGCTATGGTCCGCGCTGCCAGCTAGAACCAGACCACTTCCTCAACCTCCCGCAGCTGGTCGACGACCCCCACCAAGACGAACTCCTCATAGCGCTGCCAGTATTCCTACCCATCCATGCTAAAATATTCACAGAATGAATTCACTGATCCTCTTCAAACTCGTCTTCCTGCTCCTCCATCTCTTCGAAGGTCAGAACGGGGGCCTATTTGAAGGGCTGCTGGCTGGCCAGCTCCTCGCCCTCCGACTTTTCGTCGAACACCAGTCTGAACCGGTTGTTTTCATAGACCTTGTCAGGACAGCCTCCTCGCTTCAGCAGAGGCCAGCTATCCGCCTCCGGTGGCATGAACAGCGGGTCAACCGCGATCTGATCAACACAGCACCTTGAACACCCCCTCCATCACGGCCGGGATGATCCGGGCCAGAATCGGGGCACTCAGCTCGAGACAGGGGTTGTTGTTGACCTCGATCAGGTAGGTCTCGCCATTGGCATCCAGCATGTAGTCCAGCCCGAACAGCTCGAACGTAAAGCCCCGTCTTTTCTTATCCAGCTCGGTGAAAGTGGCTTTGACAGAGTCAACGGCCAAGGCGATCATCTTGGGCACGACATCCTCCTGCAGACTGAGCCTCGAGCCCAGCCCGTCCAGATACTTCTGGAAATCCTGGAAGGACAGTTTGTTGCCGGTCTCAAACCTGCCATAATCCTCGCTCTTCTTCTGGACTGCGTCGTTGGTCAGGTGGATCAGCTTGTTCAGGTTCTTGAGGGTGAACTCTTTGCAGGCGGTGCGGACGTAGCCCTCTTCGTACCAGTAGGCCTTGATCCCCCCCACCGAGGTGACCAGCAGGTAACAGCGGAAGTCGAATTTCCTGCGGTTGTAGAGGAACGGCTGGATGTACCGCTGGACTATCGTGGTGCGCTTGTTGCCCCTTGCTTCCCGCTACTCCACGAATTTCTTTATATCTTCCAGCCGCTCGTACACCTCGATTCCGCAGCCACGGTTTGAATTCTAGCCTGGCTTGACGATCCAgaaattcttctttttctttgatcTGCCGTCCTCGCGGGCCATGAAGGCTTTCTCGAACTGGGTCCATTATGGCCCCTCCGCGCCCTTCAGGTGGAAGGTCAGCGGCATCGCCTTCCATGGGTCCTCCCCCTTCGCGCGGTAGTAGTTCATGAGGTTCAGGAATAAGGCCTTTTTGTTGCTCAAGTTCCAGTTGAATTCGAGGTGGTTATGCAACTTTAACTAGTGCATTGCAGAGGGATACTCGACCAGTTGCTTTGGGAATCGCTTGCCTTTTTTCCAAAGCTATGAAAATTCATCGAAAACGTGTATTTTTGACAGGTTCTAGGCCTATTCGCAGTCAAGTGCCTTTTTCGTGATCTTCATGCTCGACCGGTACGAAACAGGAAAGGTGCCTAACGCCTCGATGCATTTCCTCTACCGAGCCTGAGACCAAACCAAATTCGCTCCAGTTTCAGACTCCACTATATTCCACCACCATCTGTGCTTCACCACATTCTTTATCAAACTGCTGTTATTTCCCTTCCCAACATAAGCCTTAAAATTACCGAGGCCTTGTTCCTTGGCGTGCTTAATACCGTTAGAAAAGTTGATGTTTTTAATGAAGTCCAGATAGATGACCA from Hippocampus zosterae strain Florida unplaced genomic scaffold, ASM2543408v3 HiC_scaffold_346, whole genome shotgun sequence includes these protein-coding regions:
- the LOC127594974 gene encoding LOW QUALITY PROTEIN: tubulin glycylase 3A-like (The sequence of the model RefSeq protein was modified relative to this genomic sequence to represent the inferred CDS: deleted 1 base in 1 codon; substituted 1 base at 1 genomic stop codon) — protein: MKVAVLLEKIKDWLINRIKNFRKKLSRIIMHPLQPTELAPISEEEEELVQSVAEKVALNSELVEEMERSRVRGDRRLGKHSVSRSSKEVDSKALREARGNKRTTIVQRYIQPFLYNRRKFDFRCYLLVTSVGGIKAYWYEEGYVRTACKEFTLKNLNKLIHLTNDAVQKKSEDYGRFETGNKLSFQDFQKYLDGLGSRLSLQEDVVPKMIALAVDSVKATFTELDKKRRGFTFELFGLDYMLDANGETYLIEVNNNPCLELSAPILARIIPAVMEGVFKVLCXSIAVDPLFMPPEADSWPLLKRGGCPDKVYENNRFRLVFDEKSEGEELASQQPFK